One genomic segment of uncultured Desulfobacter sp. includes these proteins:
- a CDS encoding ATP-binding protein produces the protein METAKELYSIKILDVYVALIREKYPEIEIENLMAEAGIENYSRAGDKSPGLCQAQLNRFHERLCMLTDNMRIDREAGRYAVKSECLGMIRSLVLPFVGVRRACGMMEKYAGGMTRSSHYTTRYTGKNKIEIVIAPNEGIKEEPFQCEIRQGYFQGLADVFLHNELTVHHPECMFKGDRVCRYELIWKSSAFPILTVLSWLAAAVAIAMLIALWLTPAGVMPKIFWFICPALLSLGLGWTGQRVKSKALVRSLSGIHTAREEVLNQIEINAENSRVIVDIGQVLGIEYPDACSFDRAANIVGKRLRYDRVMIMIANDEKTSLSYSGGYGFTEVEKLYIANYSIFLEGAGAPEDVFYESFMHNKTMRVNDMAWLKRKFPQSLEFVDRIKPRSFIVSPIEVDGEPIGIMIAGNTATLRKLDKNDTHLLMGVAQHISGVYRRQKYEKQQGEFKRQIVQLQKMEALGVLAGGIAHDFNNILSPILGYTDLCLSICPEDEKMLKYLRRVKSASVRAQDMVAQILAFSRQGEKEYIRCHPGPIIKESLKLMRGSVPKNIKIETLVSTDLAPVMADPTQIHQLVMNLCTNAYHAMADKGGVLTVRLDEVQVKEMPFEETRQILPGSYIHLQVVDTGHGMSRAVMDNIFEPYFTTKTEGRGTGMGLPIIKGIIARLKGYIFVDSTEGKGSCFDVYLPQAPENRSLQ, from the coding sequence ATGGAAACAGCAAAAGAACTGTATAGCATTAAAATACTGGATGTCTATGTGGCCCTTATTCGGGAAAAATATCCTGAAATTGAAATCGAGAATCTCATGGCCGAAGCCGGGATCGAGAACTATAGCCGGGCTGGTGATAAGTCCCCGGGGCTCTGTCAGGCACAGCTCAACCGGTTCCATGAGCGTTTGTGTATGCTTACAGATAATATGCGAATTGACCGGGAGGCCGGCCGGTACGCTGTGAAATCCGAATGTCTGGGAATGATTCGCAGCTTGGTGCTGCCCTTTGTCGGGGTCAGACGGGCCTGTGGGATGATGGAAAAATATGCCGGGGGCATGACCCGGTCTTCGCATTATACCACCCGTTATACAGGAAAAAATAAGATCGAAATTGTGATCGCACCCAATGAAGGGATAAAAGAAGAACCTTTTCAGTGCGAAATCCGGCAGGGTTATTTTCAGGGACTTGCAGATGTTTTCCTCCATAATGAACTGACCGTGCACCATCCGGAATGTATGTTCAAAGGGGACAGGGTCTGCCGGTATGAGCTGATCTGGAAGTCTTCGGCATTTCCCATACTTACCGTACTTTCCTGGCTTGCTGCTGCTGTTGCAATCGCGATGCTCATTGCGTTGTGGCTAACGCCTGCTGGTGTTATGCCCAAAATTTTTTGGTTTATTTGCCCGGCCTTATTGTCTCTTGGTTTGGGGTGGACCGGTCAGCGGGTAAAATCAAAGGCGCTTGTAAGGTCTTTAAGCGGTATTCATACGGCCAGGGAAGAGGTGCTCAATCAAATTGAAATCAATGCGGAAAATTCAAGGGTTATTGTTGATATTGGACAGGTCCTGGGGATTGAGTATCCTGATGCTTGTAGCTTTGACCGGGCCGCAAATATTGTGGGTAAAAGACTTCGGTATGACCGTGTGATGATCATGATTGCCAATGATGAGAAAACGTCTTTGTCATATAGCGGCGGATATGGATTCACCGAGGTCGAAAAACTGTATATTGCCAATTACAGTATCTTCCTTGAAGGGGCGGGGGCGCCCGAAGATGTGTTTTACGAGTCCTTTATGCATAACAAAACTATGCGTGTTAACGATATGGCATGGCTTAAGCGCAAATTCCCCCAAAGTCTGGAATTTGTCGACCGGATCAAACCCCGCTCCTTTATTGTCAGCCCCATTGAAGTGGACGGTGAGCCCATTGGCATTATGATTGCCGGAAATACAGCGACCCTCAGAAAACTGGACAAAAATGACACCCATCTGCTTATGGGCGTGGCCCAGCATATCAGCGGCGTCTACCGGCGGCAGAAGTATGAAAAGCAGCAGGGTGAGTTCAAACGCCAGATCGTGCAGCTTCAGAAAATGGAGGCCCTTGGCGTGCTGGCCGGCGGTATTGCCCATGATTTTAATAATATTTTGTCCCCCATCCTTGGGTATACGGATTTGTGCCTGTCAATATGCCCGGAAGATGAGAAAATGCTTAAATACCTTCGCCGGGTGAAAAGCGCATCTGTCCGGGCTCAGGATATGGTTGCCCAGATCCTGGCATTCAGCCGCCAGGGTGAAAAGGAATATATCCGATGCCACCCCGGCCCCATTATCAAGGAGAGCTTAAAGCTGATGCGGGGCTCTGTTCCCAAAAACATAAAGATTGAAACGTTGGTCAGCACTGATCTTGCGCCTGTTATGGCAGACCCCACCCAGATTCATCAACTTGTCATGAATCTTTGTACGAATGCCTATCATGCCATGGCGGATAAAGGCGGTGTTCTTACCGTCCGTCTGGATGAAGTTCAGGTTAAGGAAATGCCTTTTGAAGAGACGCGTCAGATATTGCCCGGCTCCTATATTCATTTGCAGGTAGTGGACACGGGGCACGGGATGAGCCGTGCCGTTATGGATAATATATTTGAGCCCTATTTTACAACAAAGACAGAGGGTCGGGGCACGGGCATGGGCCTTCCCATTATCAAAGGTATTATTGCCAGGCTCAAGGGTTATATATTTGTGGACAGTACTGAAGGAAAAGGCAGTTGTTTTGATGTTTACCTGCCCCAGGCGCCTGAAAACAGATCCCTACAATAG
- a CDS encoding diguanylate cyclase, whose amino-acid sequence MSSTALPKILIVDDMPANLTALKALLENLEAVIIQAGSGNEALSLTLEHEFAVVLMDVQMPEMDGFETAELMRMNQTTRHVPIIFVTAISKEQQHIFKGYEAGAVDYIFKPLDPHIIRNKVLIFIELFNHKQTIEQKRLELKEANQTILEQQKALVEEERLKVMLQLAGAAAHELSQPLMVLLANLEMLELEKEDHSRVMALLPKVQNAGESIAKTVKKIQNVRYDVTISHDAKTRIIDLNQDIHILLVDASDGAYKIIKAYCSKYDHLNLDRVATVKNALPALQKKAFDIILLEYDLPDGTGIELLEKLNNEKINIPVVAITGKGDEEIASRFIQAGAIDYLPKTKINSKRLFEAISTAIEKFKLKKEMNQSIKKMAEKSITDQLTGLYNRNYMDGVLTREIDRAKRYENSLCCLIMDLDHFKNINDTYGHLCGDFILQKFSALLLSLKRKSDYIFRYGGEEFICLIPQTDLKGALQFAERIRSQCQEKEFVYQKNTIHITVSIGVSSFDDMEKKRQGAALIDNADKALYEAKTEGRNCVKVFAR is encoded by the coding sequence ATGTCCTCTACTGCGCTTCCAAAAATTTTGATTGTTGATGACATGCCTGCCAATCTGACAGCGCTGAAAGCACTTCTGGAAAACCTTGAGGCTGTTATTATTCAGGCCGGATCCGGCAATGAGGCCTTGAGCCTGACCCTTGAGCACGAATTCGCCGTTGTGCTCATGGATGTGCAGATGCCTGAAATGGACGGGTTTGAGACGGCGGAGCTGATGCGGATGAACCAGACAACCCGCCATGTCCCCATTATCTTTGTCACCGCCATCAGCAAAGAACAGCAGCATATTTTCAAAGGGTATGAAGCAGGTGCAGTGGATTATATTTTCAAACCCCTGGATCCCCATATAATACGCAATAAAGTCCTTATTTTTATAGAGTTATTCAATCATAAACAGACGATTGAACAGAAGAGGCTTGAACTGAAAGAAGCAAACCAGACTATTCTTGAGCAACAAAAAGCCCTGGTTGAAGAAGAGAGATTAAAGGTGATGTTGCAGCTGGCAGGCGCCGCAGCCCATGAACTGAGCCAGCCCCTTATGGTGCTGCTGGCCAACCTGGAAATGCTTGAGTTGGAGAAAGAGGACCACAGCCGGGTGATGGCGCTGCTTCCCAAAGTTCAAAACGCAGGAGAATCCATCGCAAAAACAGTGAAGAAAATCCAGAATGTTCGTTATGATGTCACGATCAGTCATGATGCCAAGACACGGATTATTGACCTTAACCAGGATATTCATATTCTTTTGGTTGATGCTTCCGACGGAGCCTATAAAATTATTAAAGCCTACTGTTCCAAGTATGATCATTTGAATCTGGACCGGGTTGCAACTGTTAAAAATGCATTACCTGCGCTGCAAAAAAAAGCTTTTGATATCATTCTTCTGGAATATGACCTGCCTGACGGAACCGGCATTGAATTACTTGAAAAATTAAATAATGAAAAAATAAATATCCCTGTTGTGGCTATAACCGGAAAAGGAGATGAAGAAATCGCATCAAGATTTATTCAGGCCGGGGCAATTGACTATCTGCCCAAGACAAAAATTAACAGCAAGCGCCTGTTTGAAGCGATCAGCACAGCCATTGAAAAATTCAAACTGAAAAAGGAAATGAACCAATCAATAAAAAAAATGGCCGAAAAATCAATCACAGACCAACTGACCGGACTGTACAACAGGAACTATATGGACGGTGTCTTAACCAGAGAGATTGATCGGGCCAAACGATATGAAAACTCTCTTTGCTGCCTGATAATGGACCTAGATCATTTTAAGAATATCAATGATACCTATGGACATCTGTGTGGAGATTTTATTCTCCAAAAATTTTCGGCCCTTTTGCTCTCCTTAAAAAGAAAATCAGATTATATATTCAGGTATGGGGGTGAAGAGTTCATCTGTCTTATTCCCCAGACAGATCTGAAAGGCGCCTTGCAATTTGCGGAAAGAATAAGGTCCCAATGCCAGGAAAAGGAATTTGTTTATCAAAAAAACACCATACATATTACCGTGAGCATAGGTGTATCATCCTTCGACGACATGGAAAAAAAGAGACAGGGTGCTGCTTTAATCGATAATGCAGACAAAGCACTTTATGAAGCCAAAACCGAAGGAAGAAACTGTGTAAAAGTTTTTGCCCGCTGA
- a CDS encoding chemotaxis protein CheB has protein sequence MTHHESGIDMIVVGTSQGGFDALHSLLTPLPEDFNIPILVVRHQRPDAGDYILKALGRATKLKIHFAVHWALPAPGQVLLAPPDRHLLVGEDGRMILSDDEPVNFSRPAIDPLFESAAKKYGPRLIAVVLTGANHDGAKGVKAVKANGGIVIVQDPDSADARQMPEAALAAVSVDQIIWLDQIGPFLWSMVKDKNTKRTQKRKEL, from the coding sequence ATGACACACCATGAATCAGGTATTGATATGATTGTAGTGGGCACCTCCCAGGGTGGTTTTGATGCACTGCACAGCCTCTTAACCCCCCTTCCCGAAGACTTTAATATTCCCATCCTGGTTGTCAGGCACCAGCGGCCCGATGCCGGAGATTATATTCTCAAGGCCCTGGGTCGCGCCACGAAATTAAAGATTCATTTTGCAGTCCACTGGGCATTGCCTGCTCCCGGACAGGTTCTCCTGGCGCCACCAGACAGGCACCTTCTTGTGGGAGAGGACGGACGGATGATCCTTTCGGATGATGAACCAGTCAATTTTTCCAGACCTGCCATTGATCCCCTGTTTGAAAGCGCCGCTAAAAAGTACGGGCCAAGGCTTATAGCGGTGGTGCTCACCGGTGCCAACCATGACGGGGCAAAAGGGGTAAAGGCCGTAAAGGCCAACGGCGGGATAGTGATTGTCCAGGACCCCGACTCGGCAGATGCCCGGCAGATGCCTGAGGCCGCCTTGGCAGCCGTCTCTGTGGACCAAATTATCTGGCTGGACCAGATCGGCCCTTTTCTCTGGTCCATGGTCAAGGATAAAAATACCAAAAGAACTCAAAAAAGAAAGGAGCTATAA
- a CDS encoding protein-glutamate O-methyltransferase CheR, protein MDTQKIEINLLFEALKQRYGYDFKDYSFETARRRVLQQVALMELDSINSLQRLILNNSDAADGLVKALSINVTEMFRDPEFFLILRNRIMPRLTGRDHLKIWHAGCASGEEVYSMAILLKEEGLYEQTTIYGTDFNGPILDTAKAGIIPMGQMKKNIYNYQGGGGSRDFADYYHARYEGVVLSSALKKNIVFSLHDLARDDAFGTFEMIICRNVLIYFNHRLKDRVFKLFKDSLGTGGYLCLGSHESIPAGRFNKYFKVIDADMKIYQKTAN, encoded by the coding sequence ATGGATACACAAAAAATTGAAATCAATCTGCTTTTTGAGGCCTTGAAACAGCGCTACGGGTATGACTTCAAAGACTATTCCTTTGAAACCGCCCGCCGCCGGGTCCTGCAACAGGTGGCTTTGATGGAGCTTGATTCCATCAACTCACTTCAGCGCCTCATCCTCAATAACAGCGATGCCGCAGATGGACTGGTAAAAGCCTTGTCCATCAATGTGACTGAAATGTTCAGGGATCCGGAATTCTTCTTGATCTTAAGAAACAGGATCATGCCGCGTCTTACCGGCCGGGATCATCTTAAAATTTGGCATGCCGGTTGCGCCAGTGGCGAGGAGGTCTATTCTATGGCAATCCTGCTCAAGGAAGAAGGGCTCTATGAGCAGACAACCATCTACGGAACGGATTTCAACGGGCCGATTCTTGATACGGCCAAGGCCGGCATCATTCCCATGGGACAAATGAAAAAGAACATCTATAATTACCAGGGCGGGGGAGGCAGTCGGGATTTTGCAGATTATTACCATGCCCGGTATGAAGGGGTTGTTCTCTCCTCGGCATTAAAAAAAAATATTGTCTTTTCCCTGCACGACCTGGCCCGTGATGATGCCTTTGGCACCTTTGAGATGATCATCTGCCGCAATGTACTCATCTATTTTAACCATCGCCTGAAAGACCGTGTATTCAAATTATTCAAAGACTCCCTTGGCACCGGAGGATACCTTTGCCTGGGGTCCCACGAGTCCATCCCGGCAGGCCGGTTTAATAAATATTTCAAGGTCATTGATGCGGATATGAAAATTTATCAGAAAACGGCGAACTAA
- a CDS encoding response regulator: MMINTFGKNLIKAGLTRRVLIWFLATSLVPLGLVSWISHREASNQLYKNAEASLHNLSQVQLHALNTGFETMNVDIIQESDRLANSRFLMALTSARKTAGTSASEFVGSYQWEVLKGKWASDLTIFWKEHNYSDIFLIDLQGNILFSVAGNREQGKNIFSGHLAESRLSRAAKQSLSLGKVKFSDLEFHKYKDNALSGFMVSPIIDETGEKIGLMVFQISGDYLSSLLIKKTGIHSMGTHYIIGEDLTLRSPGALGKNFPVLKRLIRTDSTLKWQSEHLAKHRHIDIRNEKIMLYQGPLGNDVLGMYTDIELNGVRWAYVSEIDAGQALEAAHTLAHTTLTLIAVMTLCIILFTLVKTRQIVGPVTAISKALSLAGKGNFQQKIEIKADHEMRELVDGFNSMMTDLKTAEESREKQTWFQEGMNQLNDQMKGDLGIEDLAGNVIGFLSRYLDAQTGVCYIVDDERIRLLGSFAFSARKGFRNEFEFGEGIVGQAALEKQMLEISDIPSDYFSIESGLGKKAPSHLCVIPMIWNDQIALILEFGTFRRFTPVQKEFISLISTAVCVAVQTALSRNQTRELLEKTQVQAEELQAREEELRDSNHLLEQQAGDLKRSQKVLQESQSELEQKNEQLRAQQEELRVANEELEEQAQDLKTSRHQVEMKNKELENAQAKLEQRAKELSVSSKYKSEFLANMSHELRTPLNSLLILARLLGENKEGNLNQKQIEYSNTIYDSGNDLLHLINEILDLSKIEAGKMEINFEKIDLDAFIRDLKRQFDPLANQKQLDFEIESETAPPYWRTDGQKLGQIIKNLLSNAFKFTAQGGVKVFIGNTDRNNAFKHRTPAENSLFISVSDNGIGIPEDRLESIFEAFQQVDGTTNRKYGGTGLGLTISRELSRLLGGELAVESHKGKGCTFTLWIPVDGTAPGAKNPGSSQADKPIEKPVFAATADQDEKTVPEDQKRSFNKNKNHPAFPAEKNTEQAEKKPAKGIQDDRNELEPGDRSILIIEDDVRFVSIMADLARTRGFKILSAEDGETGLYLADYYRPSGIILDIGLPGLDGWSVMDRLKDNSRTRHIPVHFMTASDVSHKAFSKGAVGFLTKPVSMEAMQEAFGKIENVIDRSVKRLLVVEDDKAQHTAISELLGGEDIRIEKAFTGAEAKGKIATQDFDCIVMDMGLPDMTGLELIERLQEENNALGHVPVIIYTGRELEPKERALLDKYSQRLIVKSVRSEERLLDDTTLFLHRVETELPEGQRRILKMLHDREAVFEGRNVLLVDDDMRNVFALSAILQEKRMQVTVAKNGIEALEKLEAESGIDIVLMDIMMPEMDGYEAMGKIRDQDRFRQLPIIALTAKAMKEDRIKCIRAGASDYLAKPVDSDKLLSMMRVWLYRD; this comes from the coding sequence ATGATGATAAATACTTTTGGAAAAAATCTGATAAAAGCCGGATTAACCCGGCGGGTGCTGATCTGGTTTCTTGCCACCTCCTTAGTTCCATTGGGCCTTGTCAGCTGGATCAGCCACCGGGAAGCCAGCAACCAATTGTACAAAAATGCGGAAGCATCTCTGCATAACCTGTCTCAGGTTCAGCTTCATGCATTGAATACCGGCTTTGAAACCATGAATGTCGATATTATTCAAGAGTCTGATCGACTGGCCAACAGCCGGTTTCTCATGGCATTGACATCGGCCCGAAAGACAGCCGGCACCAGTGCATCCGAATTCGTGGGAAGCTACCAGTGGGAAGTGCTGAAAGGAAAATGGGCTTCAGATCTGACCATTTTCTGGAAGGAACACAACTATAGCGATATCTTTCTAATTGACCTCCAGGGGAATATATTGTTTTCAGTAGCCGGAAACCGGGAGCAGGGAAAAAATATCTTCTCAGGGCATTTGGCCGAAAGCCGGTTGAGCCGGGCCGCAAAGCAGTCCCTGAGCCTTGGAAAGGTCAAGTTTTCCGACCTTGAATTTCACAAATATAAGGACAATGCGCTTTCGGGATTCATGGTCAGCCCCATCATCGACGAAACCGGAGAAAAGATAGGCCTAATGGTGTTTCAAATTTCAGGCGACTACCTGTCCAGTCTGCTGATTAAGAAAACCGGAATCCATTCAATGGGCACTCACTATATTATCGGTGAAGATTTAACCCTAAGGTCCCCAGGAGCCCTGGGAAAAAATTTTCCTGTCCTTAAACGGCTGATTAGAACCGATTCAACCCTGAAATGGCAGAGCGAGCATTTGGCCAAACACAGGCATATTGACATTCGGAACGAAAAGATCATGCTCTATCAGGGGCCCTTAGGCAATGATGTCCTCGGAATGTACACCGATATCGAACTGAATGGGGTCCGATGGGCCTATGTCTCGGAAATTGATGCAGGCCAGGCCCTTGAGGCGGCACATACCCTGGCCCATACCACCTTGACCCTCATCGCCGTTATGACCCTGTGCATTATTCTGTTTACCTTGGTTAAAACCCGGCAGATTGTCGGGCCGGTTACCGCCATTTCCAAAGCGCTTAGCTTGGCGGGCAAAGGAAACTTCCAGCAAAAAATAGAGATCAAGGCCGATCACGAAATGAGGGAACTGGTTGACGGATTCAACAGCATGATGACAGACCTCAAAACAGCCGAGGAAAGCCGGGAAAAGCAAACCTGGTTCCAGGAGGGGATGAATCAGCTCAACGACCAGATGAAAGGGGATCTTGGCATTGAGGACCTGGCCGGGAACGTTATTGGCTTCCTCAGTCGTTATCTCGATGCCCAAACAGGGGTCTGCTACATTGTCGATGACGAGAGGATCCGCTTGTTGGGCAGTTTTGCTTTCAGTGCCCGCAAGGGGTTCAGGAATGAGTTCGAATTTGGAGAAGGTATTGTGGGGCAGGCGGCCCTGGAAAAGCAGATGCTTGAAATATCAGATATCCCTTCGGATTATTTTTCTATTGAATCCGGGCTGGGCAAAAAAGCACCCTCCCACCTCTGTGTCATCCCCATGATCTGGAACGATCAAATCGCCCTGATACTGGAATTTGGCACTTTCAGACGGTTTACCCCTGTGCAGAAAGAATTTATCAGCCTTATTTCTACGGCTGTCTGCGTTGCCGTTCAGACCGCGCTGTCGAGAAACCAGACCCGGGAATTGCTGGAAAAGACACAGGTCCAGGCAGAAGAACTCCAGGCCAGGGAGGAAGAACTCAGAGACAGCAACCACCTGCTTGAACAGCAGGCCGGGGACCTGAAGCGCTCCCAAAAAGTTCTCCAGGAAAGCCAGAGCGAACTGGAGCAGAAAAACGAACAGCTCAGGGCGCAACAGGAAGAACTTCGCGTGGCCAACGAAGAACTTGAAGAGCAGGCCCAGGACTTAAAAACCTCGCGCCACCAGGTGGAAATGAAGAATAAAGAACTGGAAAACGCCCAGGCCAAGCTTGAACAGAGGGCAAAGGAATTGTCGGTTTCCAGCAAATACAAATCAGAATTCCTGGCCAACATGAGCCATGAACTTCGGACCCCGCTGAACAGCCTTTTGATTCTGGCACGGCTGCTGGGAGAAAACAAAGAGGGTAATCTGAATCAAAAACAGATTGAATATTCCAACACCATTTATGACTCCGGCAACGATCTGCTTCATCTGATCAATGAAATCCTTGACTTGTCAAAAATCGAAGCCGGCAAAATGGAAATCAATTTTGAAAAAATCGATCTTGACGCCTTTATCAGGGATCTGAAACGCCAATTCGATCCTTTAGCCAATCAGAAACAACTGGATTTTGAGATTGAATCGGAGACGGCTCCCCCATACTGGCGGACCGACGGACAAAAACTGGGACAGATTATTAAAAATTTGCTGTCAAATGCATTTAAGTTCACCGCTCAGGGTGGTGTCAAGGTATTTATCGGCAACACAGACAGGAACAATGCCTTTAAACACCGCACCCCCGCTGAAAATTCTCTTTTTATATCCGTATCAGACAACGGCATCGGGATACCGGAAGACAGGCTGGAATCCATATTTGAGGCCTTCCAGCAGGTGGACGGAACCACCAACAGAAAGTATGGGGGGACCGGCCTTGGCCTGACCATTTCCAGGGAGCTTTCACGGCTTCTTGGCGGTGAACTGGCTGTGGAGAGCCACAAAGGAAAAGGTTGCACCTTTACCCTGTGGATTCCCGTTGACGGGACTGCGCCCGGGGCAAAAAATCCCGGTTCTTCCCAGGCGGACAAACCAATTGAAAAACCTGTATTCGCCGCGACCGCAGACCAGGATGAAAAAACTGTACCAGAGGACCAGAAACGGTCCTTCAATAAAAATAAAAATCATCCGGCATTTCCTGCCGAAAAGAACACCGAACAGGCCGAGAAAAAACCTGCCAAGGGCATACAGGACGACCGAAACGAACTTGAGCCCGGGGACCGTTCCATTCTGATCATTGAAGATGATGTGCGATTTGTGTCCATCATGGCCGATCTTGCCAGAACCCGGGGATTTAAAATTCTGTCGGCCGAAGACGGTGAAACAGGCTTATACCTTGCCGATTATTACCGGCCCAGCGGTATTATCCTTGATATCGGCCTGCCCGGTCTGGACGGCTGGTCGGTCATGGATCGGCTCAAGGACAATTCCAGGACGCGGCATATCCCGGTTCACTTCATGACGGCAAGTGACGTCTCCCACAAGGCCTTCAGCAAAGGTGCGGTTGGTTTCCTGACCAAGCCGGTGAGCATGGAGGCCATGCAGGAAGCCTTTGGTAAGATTGAAAATGTGATTGACCGATCCGTAAAGCGCCTTCTGGTGGTTGAAGATGACAAAGCCCAGCATACGGCCATTTCAGAGCTTCTTGGGGGTGAAGACATCCGAATCGAAAAAGCCTTTACCGGGGCTGAAGCCAAAGGAAAAATTGCAACCCAGGATTTTGACTGTATTGTTATGGATATGGGTCTGCCGGACATGACCGGCCTTGAGCTCATCGAAAGGCTGCAGGAGGAAAACAACGCCCTTGGGCATGTGCCGGTGATTATTTATACGGGCAGGGAACTGGAGCCCAAAGAGCGGGCCTTACTGGACAAGTATTCCCAGCGACTAATCGTAAAAAGCGTCCGCTCCGAAGAGCGCCTTTTGGATGACACCACCCTGTTTCTCCACCGGGTGGAGACCGAGCTGCCCGAAGGCCAGCGGCGGATTTTAAAAATGCTCCATGACCGGGAGGCGGTATTTGAGGGCAGAAACGTCCTGCTGGTGGACGACGATATGCGCAATGTATTCGCCCTGTCCGCGATACTACAGGAAAAGCGGATGCAGGTGACAGTTGCCAAAAATGGGATTGAAGCCCTTGAAAAACTTGAGGCAGAGTCCGGCATTGACATCGTATTAATGGATATCATGATGCCTGAAATGGATGGATATGAAGCCATGGGGAAAATCAGAGACCAGGATAGGTTCCGGCAGCTTCCCATCATTGCTTTGACAGCCAAGGCCATGAAAGAAGACAGAATAAAATGCATCCGGGCCGGGGCAAGCGACTACCTTGCCAAGCCAGTGGATTCAGACAAACTATTGTCCATGATGCGAGTATGGCTGTACAGGGATTAA
- a CDS encoding ABC transporter substrate-binding protein encodes MKRYYSTFIIAVFCFLCVATYSIADDRIPVYAVGIPLADHYAGIIAYEKYRHQMKTASFHLKLLPGPELVRAYFFSEPDVDMAFNVCPMVMDMFSKKPIFRWISLIHRDGNALAINKHLYEQIDLPIDKRSRLPDERIANAIKTYRKRTGEPVRIGIPSLLATHTTVLYAYLKKHDITFGFRKSENVDVVLDIVKPPDSPVYLKKQNARSRHAAFEQSLPWPEVAETKRTGYISWYSKDILHHEQGHVECVIIARNESIETKHEALQEVIKYIHISGRDIETARRKGGPALEEIVIMIRKHIPAHSREAIIQTLRSDLNAINYAHLNVDDNAKSSFRRIMAIALEAGFIEKEIDIEQLVDDSFNTEITDQGE; translated from the coding sequence GTGAAACGATACTATAGCACTTTCATCATTGCAGTATTTTGTTTTTTGTGTGTGGCGACGTATAGCATCGCAGACGACAGGATCCCAGTATACGCCGTAGGTATTCCTCTTGCGGATCATTATGCCGGTATCATTGCCTATGAAAAATACCGACATCAAATGAAAACCGCATCTTTTCACTTGAAGCTGCTGCCAGGCCCGGAGCTGGTCAGGGCTTATTTTTTCAGCGAACCCGATGTGGACATGGCATTCAACGTATGCCCCATGGTCATGGACATGTTCAGCAAAAAACCTATATTTCGCTGGATTAGTCTGATCCACCGGGATGGAAATGCCCTGGCCATTAACAAACATCTGTATGAACAGATTGACCTGCCCATAGATAAGCGCTCGAGGCTACCTGATGAGCGAATCGCCAACGCGATCAAAACCTACAGGAAAAGAACCGGAGAACCGGTCAGAATAGGTATCCCTTCACTTCTGGCCACCCATACCACCGTCTTATATGCTTATCTGAAAAAACACGACATCACCTTTGGGTTCAGAAAAAGCGAAAATGTGGATGTGGTTTTGGATATCGTCAAGCCGCCGGATTCTCCCGTGTATCTGAAAAAACAGAATGCCCGCAGCCGCCATGCTGCATTTGAGCAGTCCCTGCCTTGGCCCGAGGTAGCCGAGACTAAACGGACGGGGTATATTTCATGGTATTCAAAAGATATCCTCCACCATGAACAGGGGCATGTTGAATGCGTTATCATTGCCAGGAATGAATCCATAGAAACAAAACATGAAGCGCTTCAGGAGGTCATTAAGTATATCCATATTTCCGGCCGGGATATCGAAACAGCACGCAGAAAAGGCGGACCGGCGCTTGAAGAGATCGTGATCATGATCCGCAAGCACATCCCGGCTCACAGCCGGGAAGCCATCATTCAAACGCTTAGATCAGATCTGAATGCCATTAATTACGCCCACCTGAATGTGGATGATAATGCCAAATCAAGTTTTCGCCGGATCATGGCCATAGCCCTTGAGGCTGGTTTTATCGAGAAGGAAATAGATATTGAACAGCTGGTTGACGACAGTTTCAATACTGAGATTACAGACCAGGGGGAATGA